Proteins encoded within one genomic window of Bacillus sp. F19:
- a CDS encoding YhdB family protein, producing METVDYDKALYYTHRSQWDNLLILMVRTKDDMLSKRIEQFLHAYNFENNYGEVEKKLYSLLRYIDHAVETGHELEDAEYAYLT from the coding sequence GTGGAGACAGTCGATTACGACAAAGCCTTATATTATACTCACCGATCACAGTGGGATAATCTTTTGATTTTGATGGTGCGCACAAAAGATGATATGCTCTCAAAACGGATTGAGCAGTTCCTGCACGCATACAATTTCGAAAACAATTACGGAGAAGTCGAAAAGAAATTATATTCACTCCTTCGCTATATCGATCACGCAGTAGAAACAGGACATGAGTTAGAAGATGCGGAGTATGCTTATTTGACATAG
- a CDS encoding GAF domain-containing sensor histidine kinase — protein MLELQTLKTIAETLNQSNDLEQMLDDVLKKLLHVTGLETGWIFLIDSDKQYRLAADQLLPPALETEHKKAMCRGDCWCIDKFADGRLNKAANIINCKRLEDAEQFEWGETNEITHHATVPLRTGNEKIGLLNVASPNKTNFSTEELALLEAVALQIGTAMKRMKLVENEQHLALIAERNRLAQDLHDSVNQLLFSIMLTARGSKELTEDQQMKEMLSYVQDLSQEALSEMRALIWQLRPQGLENGIASALMNYAKVLGLELETDIQGVQTLPCDAEEALWRIGQEALNNCKKHAQIKTAAIRIHRSKNEVIMTIKDQGAGFSYNEKLPLPSMGLQGMKNRVQKLNGTFQITAGINRGTEIEVKIPI, from the coding sequence ATTTTGGAACTGCAGACGCTAAAGACAATCGCTGAAACACTTAATCAGTCAAATGATCTCGAACAAATGCTTGATGACGTTCTTAAGAAGCTTCTTCACGTAACGGGACTCGAAACAGGCTGGATCTTTCTTATTGATTCAGATAAACAATATCGATTAGCTGCGGACCAGCTGCTTCCGCCTGCACTTGAAACAGAACATAAAAAAGCAATGTGCAGAGGGGATTGCTGGTGCATCGATAAATTTGCGGACGGCCGTTTAAACAAGGCTGCAAATATCATAAACTGCAAACGTTTAGAAGACGCGGAGCAATTTGAATGGGGCGAAACGAATGAAATTACCCATCATGCTACCGTTCCGCTTAGAACGGGGAATGAAAAAATCGGATTATTAAATGTTGCTTCTCCAAATAAAACTAATTTCTCGACCGAAGAGCTTGCCTTGCTCGAAGCTGTTGCTTTACAAATAGGGACTGCCATGAAACGGATGAAGCTTGTTGAAAACGAACAGCATCTTGCTCTAATTGCGGAGCGGAACAGGCTGGCACAGGATTTGCATGATTCCGTCAATCAGCTTCTCTTTTCAATTATGCTGACAGCAAGAGGTTCAAAGGAATTGACAGAAGATCAACAGATGAAAGAGATGCTGTCATATGTTCAAGATCTCTCACAGGAGGCTCTTTCAGAAATGAGGGCTTTAATCTGGCAGCTTAGACCTCAAGGGCTGGAAAATGGGATTGCATCAGCGCTGATGAATTACGCGAAAGTATTGGGCCTAGAGCTTGAAACGGATATTCAGGGTGTTCAAACTCTCCCGTGTGATGCAGAGGAAGCCTTGTGGAGAATCGGTCAGGAAGCGTTAAATAATTGTAAAAAGCATGCACAAATAAAAACTGCTGCCATTCGCATACACCGTTCGAAAAATGAGGTAATCATGACAATTAAAGACCAGGGAGCAGGTTTTTCTTACAATGAAAAATTGCCGCTGCCTTCAATGGGGCTTCAGGGAATGAAAAATCGCGTCCAAAAATTAAACGGCACATTTCAAATAACCGCCGGAATAAATAGAGGCACGGAAATAGAAGTGAAAATACCAATTTAA
- a CDS encoding NAD(P)H-dependent oxidoreductase, whose amino-acid sequence MKLLVINGSPRKKGRTRLASAFIAEKYGAAQIDLSVLNLPMFNGEEDQEKLDAVQELKNQVKAADGVILLSPEYHSGMSGALKNAIDYLGSSHFAHKPVGLIAVAGGGKGGINALNNMRTVMRGVYANAIPKQLTLDPICFDYENKKLLEDSAVLVDQLLEDLKMYVEFYIQKQK is encoded by the coding sequence ATGAAATTGCTTGTTATTAATGGAAGTCCAAGAAAAAAAGGAAGAACCCGTCTCGCATCAGCATTTATTGCTGAAAAATACGGAGCAGCGCAAATCGATTTAAGTGTTCTGAATCTCCCAATGTTTAATGGAGAGGAAGACCAGGAAAAGCTTGATGCAGTTCAGGAATTGAAAAACCAGGTGAAAGCAGCTGACGGTGTCATTTTATTATCACCTGAATATCACAGCGGCATGAGCGGCGCATTAAAAAATGCCATTGATTATTTAGGCAGTTCTCATTTTGCACATAAGCCCGTTGGCTTAATTGCAGTTGCCGGCGGCGGAAAAGGCGGGATCAATGCTCTGAATAATATGAGAACCGTGATGAGGGGAGTTTATGCAAATGCCATACCAAAACAGCTTACCCTTGATCCGATCTGTTTTGATTATGAAAACAAAAAACTTCTTGAAGATTCAGCGGTGCTAGTTGACCAGTTACTCGAGGATCTTAAGATGTATGTAGAATTTTATATACAAAAGCAAAAGTAA
- a CDS encoding DUF421 domain-containing protein — MDFFHGQETLTSIQWILRAVFAFFFLALSAKVMGQRSIAQLRLLDFVIALIIGNIMAHPLSDEGLGLKGSTITMTVLIILYAAGVFISLKWHAFRIFLDPPAFPLITNGKIFYKNLKKARLTIEDLLSELRKQQIEDPEKVAAALFESDGRISCFLKADHQTVTNLDLNLAPAPFDLPATIIREGSINKQELQRFGKDEEWLVTELKTVHQKKVNEILLAIMDQKGSLRVFLYS; from the coding sequence ATGGATTTTTTTCATGGTCAGGAAACTCTTACATCCATTCAATGGATTCTGAGAGCAGTTTTTGCTTTTTTCTTTTTAGCCTTATCCGCTAAAGTCATGGGCCAGAGATCGATTGCCCAGCTGCGGCTCCTTGATTTCGTGATTGCACTCATTATTGGCAATATCATGGCTCATCCGCTTTCTGATGAAGGACTTGGACTAAAAGGTTCAACAATCACGATGACCGTTTTAATTATTTTGTATGCAGCGGGCGTATTTATCAGTCTAAAGTGGCATGCGTTTCGCATATTTCTTGATCCACCCGCTTTTCCTTTAATCACAAATGGCAAGATCTTTTATAAAAACTTGAAAAAAGCAAGATTAACCATTGAAGATTTGCTTTCGGAGCTTAGGAAACAGCAGATTGAAGATCCTGAAAAAGTTGCCGCAGCCCTTTTCGAATCAGACGGCAGGATTTCCTGTTTTTTAAAAGCGGATCATCAAACCGTTACGAATCTTGATCTGAATTTAGCCCCGGCTCCTTTCGATCTACCTGCAACCATCATCAGAGAAGGCAGCATAAATAAGCAAGAACTTCAGCGTTTTGGGAAGGATGAAGAATGGCTGGTCACTGAACTTAAAACCGTTCACCAAAAAAAAGTGAATGAAATTCTCCTTGCCATTATGGATCAGAAGGGCAGTCTGAGGGTGTTTCTATATTCATAA
- a CDS encoding response regulator transcription factor, protein MGIRLLIADDHKVVRRGLHFFLSTQKDIEIVGEAEDGEEAVKMVRTLLPDVILMDLSMPIMNGVDATKEIRTFNEQIKIIILTSYADQDHVIPAIQAGASGYQLKDVEPDELVHTIREVLKGESKLHPKVTSHVMSHLMQTNQKDEKLLTPLTNRENDVLKEIAKGKSNKEIAASLYITEKTVKTHVSNILSKLSLSDRTQAALYAVKNGLDK, encoded by the coding sequence ATGGGAATTCGCCTGTTAATTGCTGACGATCACAAAGTGGTCCGAAGAGGGCTGCATTTCTTTCTCTCTACCCAAAAGGATATTGAGATTGTCGGAGAAGCTGAAGATGGGGAAGAGGCTGTAAAGATGGTGCGCACGCTGCTGCCAGACGTGATATTAATGGACCTCTCCATGCCCATCATGAACGGAGTAGATGCAACAAAAGAAATCCGCACATTCAACGAACAGATAAAAATCATTATTTTGACGAGCTACGCCGATCAGGACCATGTGATCCCAGCCATTCAGGCCGGAGCATCCGGCTATCAGCTCAAGGATGTCGAACCGGATGAACTTGTTCATACGATCAGGGAAGTGCTGAAAGGTGAAAGCAAGCTTCATCCCAAGGTCACATCCCATGTCATGTCCCATTTGATGCAAACGAATCAAAAAGATGAAAAGCTATTGACACCGCTTACGAATCGGGAGAATGATGTATTAAAGGAAATTGCAAAAGGAAAAAGCAATAAAGAAATTGCCGCTTCTTTATACATCACAGAAAAGACTGTAAAAACACATGTGTCAAATATTTTATCCAAGCTGTCGCTCTCTGACCGCACACAAGCTGCCCTGTATGCAGTCAAGAATGGCTTGGACAAATAA